A stretch of Thermodesulfovibrionales bacterium DNA encodes these proteins:
- a CDS encoding glycosyltransferase — protein MKIIGALIIGFNYFVGIYYGVFNLLYSVLLSISIAVIIKYIKKLKYAPVKEINYSPETPPVSILIAAYNEKDVILRTLESVFSINYPFYDVIVINDGSDDGTLDLLINKFNLRKIDMVYRDILKTAPVKAFYYNPEMPNFLVIDKVRGGKADSLNCGINVSRSPYVCTVDADSVLEPDALIRLMIPVIESTVPVVACGGVVRVLNGSRVERGIVREVSLPDKGLIIFQIVEYLRAFLFGRVGWDALQSILILSGTFSLFNKNAVISAGGFHTKHLAEDMEIIVRLHEYHRRNKKPYRIKFISDPICWTEVPETVQALARQRRRWHMGLMQTLIENRKMIFNPYYGRIGLFVFPYYLIFEMFGPVVEFLGYLVVPLSYILGMLSTEYFLLFLLLAIVYGIFLSTTGVFLEELTYRRYPGWDHLVRLLLYGVLENFGYRQLNSFFRFQATLYYFFRERRWEHVRK, from the coding sequence ATGAAGATAATTGGGGCATTAATAATCGGATTTAATTATTTTGTAGGTATATATTACGGTGTTTTTAATCTGCTCTACTCTGTCCTTCTTTCAATATCAATTGCCGTGATAATCAAGTATATAAAGAAATTAAAATATGCCCCTGTAAAGGAAATAAATTATTCACCAGAAACACCACCTGTTTCTATATTAATTGCTGCCTATAATGAAAAGGATGTTATATTACGCACCCTTGAGTCTGTTTTCTCTATTAATTATCCCTTTTATGATGTAATTGTTATAAACGATGGCTCTGATGATGGTACCCTTGATTTATTAATTAATAAATTTAATTTGAGAAAGATAGATATGGTTTACAGAGACATCCTCAAGACCGCTCCTGTGAAGGCTTTTTATTATAATCCGGAGATGCCCAATTTTCTTGTGATAGATAAGGTGAGAGGTGGAAAGGCTGATTCCCTTAATTGCGGTATCAATGTGAGCAGGTCACCATATGTATGCACTGTAGATGCTGACTCCGTCTTGGAACCAGACGCTTTGATAAGGTTAATGATACCTGTTATTGAAAGTACTGTACCTGTTGTTGCCTGTGGAGGTGTGGTAAGGGTGCTCAATGGCTCCAGGGTAGAAAGGGGCATTGTAAGAGAGGTCAGCCTTCCTGATAAGGGTCTTATTATATTTCAGATAGTGGAATATCTAAGGGCCTTTCTCTTTGGAAGGGTGGGATGGGATGCCCTTCAATCGATACTGATACTTTCAGGAACGTTCTCACTTTTTAATAAAAATGCAGTTATTTCTGCAGGTGGTTTTCATACAAAACATCTTGCTGAGGATATGGAAATTATAGTGAGGCTTCATGAATATCACAGAAGGAACAAAAAACCTTACAGGATTAAGTTCATATCAGATCCCATATGCTGGACAGAGGTTCCCGAGACCGTACAGGCACTGGCTCGACAGAGAAGGAGATGGCATATGGGTCTCATGCAGACACTTATAGAAAACAGAAAGATGATATTCAATCCATACTATGGAAGAATCGGTCTTTTTGTTTTTCCTTATTATCTCATTTTTGAGATGTTCGGACCTGTTGTGGAATTTCTCGGCTACCTGGTAGTGCCCCTTTCCTATATACTTGGTATGCTGAGCACAGAGTATTTTTTACTTTTTCTCCTTCTGGCAATTGTATACGGGATATTTCTCTCCACAACAGGTGTATTTCTTGAGGAGCTCACATACAGAAGGTACCCTGGATGGGACCATCTTGTTAGACTTCTTCTATATGGAGTTCTTGAAAATTTTGGCTACAGACAGTTAAATTCTTTCTTCAGATTCCAGGCAACCCTTTATTACTTCTTTAGAGAGAGAAGGTGGGAACATGTCAGAAAATAA
- a CDS encoding polysaccharide deacetylase family protein, protein MRFSITRRNFLKLSGSLLAAPLFSDFLYFKKEIPVLLYHDISKDFHDDYTISPALFSAQMEWLYSAGYVSLTFRDVESFLEGDERKGIIITFDDGYASLMDYAFPLLKEYNFKATVNIIGVYVGSYINLGGNRPVLSWDEYRYLLQSGLVDLGCHTYNLHFKRGMQSLNEEEFKRDLLIFQDIFYSETGKKTDIFAWPYGLYNERALPLLKEAGFKYILTSEEGFLKGKNFHKVPRLNINNKIDLFSFKEYIGYITGRSSMLNKRRYT, encoded by the coding sequence ATGAGGTTTTCCATAACAAGAAGGAATTTTTTAAAATTAAGTGGTTCACTTCTTGCTGCACCTCTTTTTTCAGATTTTTTGTATTTCAAGAAAGAGATACCTGTACTTCTTTATCATGATATTTCGAAAGATTTTCATGATGATTATACTATCTCACCAGCTCTTTTTTCAGCCCAGATGGAATGGCTGTATTCAGCCGGTTACGTCTCATTAACTTTTAGAGATGTGGAAAGTTTTTTAGAAGGCGATGAACGTAAGGGTATCATCATAACCTTTGATGATGGTTATGCATCTTTAATGGATTATGCCTTTCCCCTTTTAAAGGAATATAATTTTAAGGCAACAGTAAATATAATCGGAGTATATGTAGGCTCTTACATAAACCTCGGTGGCAACCGGCCTGTGCTGAGCTGGGATGAATACAGATATTTGCTCCAAAGCGGACTCGTAGATTTAGGATGTCATACCTATAACCTTCATTTTAAAAGAGGTATGCAGAGCTTAAATGAAGAGGAATTTAAAAGAGATTTATTGATCTTTCAGGATATTTTTTATTCAGAAACCGGTAAGAAGACTGACATATTCGCCTGGCCTTATGGCTTATACAATGAAAGAGCGCTGCCGTTATTAAAAGAGGCTGGATTTAAGTATATATTAACTTCTGAGGAAGGTTTTTTAAAAGGAAAAAATTTTCACAAAGTTCCGAGATTGAATATTAATAATAAAATTGATCTTTTTTCCTTTAAGGAGTATATAGGTTATATAACGGGAAGGTCTTCTATGTTAAATAAAAGGAGATATACATGA